One genomic region from Doryrhamphus excisus isolate RoL2022-K1 chromosome 14, RoL_Dexc_1.0, whole genome shotgun sequence encodes:
- the yars1 gene encoding tyrosine--tRNA ligase, cytoplasmic: MADQLSPDEKLHLITRNLQEVLGEEKLKQVLQERELKIYWGTATTGKPHVAYFVPMSKIADFLKAGCEVTILFADLHAFLDNMKAPWDLLELRVKYYEEVIKAMLESIGVPLEKLKFVKGTDYQLSREYTLDVYRLSSMVTEHDAKKAGAEVVKQVEHPLLSGLLYPGLQALDEEYLKVDAQFGGVDQRKIFTLAEKYLPSLGYAKRSHLMNPMVPGLTGTKMSSSEEESKIDLLDSKEDLKKKLKKAFCEPGNIQNNGVLSFVKFVLFPLRGEFSIKRDAKWGGDKVYTAFEEVEKDFAEERIHPGDLKASVETALNGLLEPIRKKFESAELRKLTNAAYPGTSKMKGAGKGAKAGAGGAGDEEELVPSKLDIRVGKIISVEKHPDADSLFLEKIDVGEAEPRTVVSGLVAYVSQEDLQDRSVLVLCNLKPQKMRGIESQAMLLCASIEGEPRRVEPLDPPEGSSPGERVFVEGYEAGKPEDRLNPKKKVWEKLQVDLKVSDERAAQWKDKPLMTKLGQITCKTLKGGNIS, translated from the exons ATGGCAGATCAGCTAAgccctgatgagaagctgcacCTCATCACCAGGAACCTGCAG GAGGTCCTTGGAGAAGAGAAGCTGAAGCAGGTCCTTCAGGAGAGGGAGCTGAAGATCTATTGGGGAACGGCCACCACTGGCAAGCCGCATGTGGCTTACTTTGTTCCCATGTCCAAAATAGCAGACTTCCTCAAAGCTGGGTGTGAG GTCACAATTCTGTTTGCGGACTTGCACGCCTTCCTGGACAATATGAAGGCACCCTGGGACCTGCTGGAGCTTCGTGTGAAGTACTACGAAGAGGTTATTAAGGCCATGTTGGAGAGCATTGGCGTACCCTTGGAGAAACTCAAGTTTGTTAAAGGAACCGACTACCAGCTCAGCAG AGAATACACTCTGGATGTCTACCGCCTGTCCTCCATGGTGACGGAGCATGATGCCAAGAAGGCAGGAGCCGAGGTGGTCAAACAGGTGGAGCATCCTCTGCTGAGTGGTCTGCTGTATCCAGGACTACAG GCTCTGGATGAAGAGTACCTGAAGGTTGATGCTCAGTTTGGAGGAGTGGACCAGAGGAAGATCTTCACGCTTGCGGAAAAG TACCTTCCCTCTCTGGGTTATGCCAAGCGCTCCCATCTAATGAACCCCATGGTTCCAGGACTGACGGGTACCAAGATGAGCTCATCAGAAGAA GAGTCAAAGATCGACTTACTGGACTCCAAGGAAGACTTGAAGAAGAAGCTGAAAAAGGCTTTCTGTGAGCCGGGAAACATCCAAAACAACGGAGTTCTCTCCTTTGTTAAATTTGTACTCTTCCCTCTTCGTGGAG AGTTCTCCATCAAAAGAGACGCCAAGTGGGGTGGAGACAAAGTCTACACCGCCTTTGAAGAGGTGGAGAAGGACTTTGCGGAGGAG CGGATTCACCCTGGAGACCTGAAGGCCTCTGTGGAGACGGCCCTCAACGGGCTGCTGGAGCCAATCAGGAAGAAATTTGAGTCTGCCGAACTCCGCAAACTTACCAACGCCGCCTACCCCGGCACTTCAAAGATGA AAGGAGCAGGCAAGGGGGCCAAGGCAGGAGCAGGTGGAGCAGGAGATGAAGAGGAGCTGGTGCCATCCAAACTGGATATCCGGGTAGGGAAGATCATCAGTGTGGAGAAG CATCCAGACGCCGACTCGCTTTTCCTGGAGAAGATCGACGTCGGAGAGGCAGAGCCCAGGACGGTCGTCAGCGGTCTGGTTGCCTACGTCTCCCAGGAGGACCTGCAGGACAGATCGGTGCTGGTGCTGTGTAACCTCAAACCCCAGAAAATGCGCGGGATCGAGTCTCAAGCCATGCTGCTCTGCGCCTCCAT CGAAGGAGAGCCCAGGAGAGTGGAGCCACTAGACCCTCCTGAGGGTTCATCACCGGGGGAGCGGGTCTTTGTGGAAGGATACGAGGCGGGCAAACCGGAGGACAGACTCAACCCAAAGAAGAAAGTGTGGGAGAAACTACAA GTGGACCTGAAGGTCTCAGACGAGCGTGCAGCTCAGTGGAAAGACAAACCACTGATGACCAAACTGGGACAGATCACGTGTAAGACTCTGAAAGGAGGCAACATCAGTTAG
- the LOC131101332 gene encoding SOSS complex subunit C-like, with the protein MAAANPPGQQGFPTKTRVAILAELDKEKRRLLQTQSMSDPGANTPLSSGRSNAKETRDSAEQQHIAAQQKAALQHAHGHSSGFFITQDSSFGNLILPVLPRLEPDF; encoded by the coding sequence ATGGCTGCCGCCAACCCTCCTGGGCAACAAGGCTTTCCCACCAAGACCCGAGTAGCCATCCTGGCGGAGCTGGACAAGGAGAAGCGGCGGCTGTTGCAGACGCAGTCCATGAGCGACCCCGGAGCCAACACTCCTCTGTCCTCCGGCAGAAGCAACGCCAAGGAGACGAGGGACAGCGCGGAACAGCAGCACATCGCCGCCCAGCAGAAGGCCGCCCTGCAGCACGCACACGGCCACTCGTCAGGCTTCTTCATCACGCAGGACTCATCGTTTGGCAACCTCATCCTTCCGGTGCTTCCACGCTTGGAGCCTGACTTTTAA
- the mfsd2ab gene encoding sodium-dependent lysophosphatidylcholine symporter 1-B, translated as MAKGEGGEQYSNASLLNKPVDSESLKLARKHEQRNRLSVCNKICYAIGGAPYQITGCALGFFLQLYLLDVAQLDPFYASIILFVGRAWDAITDPTVGFLVSRSPWTRFGRMLPWILLSTPLAVLSYFLIWYVPPFEDHKVIWYLFFYCLFQTLQTCFHVPYSALTMFISSEQKERDSATAYRMTVEVLGTVLGTAIQGQIVGMVNPRCVPGPAEILANVSNSSALASLNDTEHAISLEHTRTAYMIASGVICLIYILCAIILFFGVREQKESSRPKSEPLSFFQGIKLVMGHGPYAKLVMVFLFTSLAFMLLEGNFALFCSYTLGFRNDFQNILLVIMLSATLTIPFWQWFLTKFGKKTAVYVGTLAVVPFMILVVCMKSNLIVTYVVSFAAGVGVAAAFLLPWSMLPDVVDDFQVHNPQATGHEALFYSFYVFFTKFASGVSLGISTLSLDFAGYISRGCSQPEEVDITLKVLVSAAPIFLIIVGLTILYTYPIDEERRQGNRKLLQEQRDEADSESESTELSNMI; from the exons ATGGCcaaaggagaaggaggagaacaATACTCCAACGCCAGTTTGTTGAATAAACCGGTGGACTCTGAAAGCCTCAAGCTTGCTAGGAAG CACGAACAAAGGAACAGATTGTCGGTCTGCAACAAGATCTGCTACGCCATTGGTGGAGCGCCCTACCAGATCACAGGATGTGCCTTGGGCTTCTTTCTGCAGCTCTATCTGCTCGATGTAGCGCAG CTGGATCCTTTTTACGCCTCAATCATCTTGTTTGTGGGCCGGGCATGGGACGCAATAACCGACCCCACGGTGGGTTTCCTGGTCTCCCGGAGTCCGTGGACGCGTTTTGGACGCATGCTACCCTG GATCCTGCTGTCAACCCCTCTGGCAGTGCTCTCCTACTTCCTAATTTGGTACGTCCCCCCCTTTGAAGACCACAAAGTCATCTGGTACCTTTTCTTCTACTGTCTCTTCCAGACCCTTCAAACG TGCTTCCACGTGCCATATTCCGCCCTGACGATGTTCATCAGCTCAGAGCAGAAAGAGAGGGACTCGGCGACTGCTTACA GGATGACTGTGGAGGTTCTAGGCACTGTGCTTGGTACCGCCATCCAGGGCCAGATTGTGGGCATGGTCAACCCGCGCTGCGTCCCAGGACCGGCTGAGATTTTGGCAAATGTGAGCAACTCCTCCGCGTTGGCCAGCCTCAACGACACGGAGCACGCCATCTCTCTGGAGCACACG AGGACGGCCTACATGATCGCCTCTGGTGTCATCTGCCTGATCTACATCTTGTGCGCCATTATTCTCTTCTTTGGTGTCAGGGAGCAGAAAG AGTCCAGTCGTCCCAAGTCGGAGCCCTTATCGTTCTTCCAGGGCATCAAGCTGGTGATGGGACATGGGCCCTACGCTAAACTGGTCATGGTCTTCCTCTTCACTTCATTAGCATTCATG CTCCTCGAGGGAAACTTCGCTCTATTCTGCAGCTACACCCTGGGCTTCAGAAACGACTTCCAGAACATCCTACTGGTCATCATG CTTTCTGCCACACTGACCATCCCCTTCTGGCAGTGGTTCCTCACCAAATTTGGAAAGAAGACTGCAGTGTACGTCGGCACATTG GCTGTAGTTCCCTTCATGATCCTGGTAGTGTGTATGAAGAGCAACCTCATCGTCACCTATGTCGTCTCCTTCGCCGCCGGGGTGGGAGTGGCCGCAGCTTTCCTTCTGCCATG GTCCATGCTGCCGGACGTCGTCGACGACTTCCAAGTACACAACCCGCAAGCCACCGGCCACGAGGCGCTCTTCTACTCTTTCTATGTCTTCTTCACCAAGTTTGCTTCCGGAGTCTCCCTGGGCATCTCCACGCTCAGTTTAGA TTTTGCTGGCTACATCTCTCGGGGTTGCTCCCAACCGGAAGAAGTGGACATCACTTTGAAAGTGCTGGTGTCCGCCGCCCCCATATTCCTCATCATAGTCGGCCTGACTATCTTGTACACGTATCCCATCGACGAGGAGAGGAGGCAAGGCAACCGAAAATTGCTACAAGAGCAAAG GGACGAGGCCGATTCTGAATCGGAATCAACAGAACTTTCCAACATGATCTAG